One window from the genome of Alnus glutinosa chromosome 13, dhAlnGlut1.1, whole genome shotgun sequence encodes:
- the LOC133854902 gene encoding uncharacterized protein LOC133854902 → MCSSMADTDADNIKYQKLLSEQNQANPSKFYSQFMYKAVIVIVFLVILPLFPSQAPEFINQSVLTRSWELLHLIFVGIAVSYGLFSRRNDETEKEKENNNSKFDNAHLYVSRFLEVSSVFDDDAEITSGSEENKVQTWSSQYYRNEPMVVVAQEHSVLDEQRISGEKPLLLPVRSLKPRVPEPGIVESANEYESSGSSGSNSRSNSKQSSKRFSSNSNRNRNVELGGLDQVELEEKLMDNVVLPSPIPWRSRSGRMEMKEEADSPPLYTLPPSMEESEFNRVESRSSRSLMSHSSRSNSNTCSPKLSSSLSSPRKSSPSPSLSAESQAKNSEDLVRKKSFYKSSPPPPPPPPPMIRTSSSMRQNSSFRSEPKNMNGSGGEGLMSRVNGLATGKSVRTLRAGEAVAKPTFLEFSEEEKEDFVDTVTMVSDEDTETEDDDTGGDFVPTDFGSFKKEEAASSSVGDGGPDVDKKADEFIAKFREQIRLQRIESIKKSTVQIKRNSSR, encoded by the coding sequence ATGTGTTCTTCAATGGCAGACACAGATGCTGACAACATCAAATACCAAAAGCTTCTTTCAGAGCAAAACCAAGCAAACCCAAGTAAGTTTTACTCACAATTCATGTACAAAGCTGTCATAGTTATAGTTTTCTTAGTTATTCTTCCACTATTTCCTTCACAAGCCCCCGAATTCATCAATCAAAGTGTTCTCACCAGAAGCTGGGAGCTTCTACACCTCATTTTTGTCGGTATCGCCGTCTCTTACGGGCTATTTAGCCGGCGAAACGACgaaacagagaaagagaaagaaaataacaacTCTAAATTCGATAATGCGCATTTGTATGTGTCTAGATTCCTTGAGGTGTCGTCAGTTTTTGATGATGACGCCGAAATCACATCTGGGTCTGAAGAGAACAAGGTCCAAACGTGGAGTAGTCAGTACTATAGGAATGAGCCCATGGTTGTTGTAGCTCAAGAACACTCTGTTCTCGATGAACAGAGAATTTCAGGCGAGAAGCCACTACTTTTGCCTGTTCGGAGCTTAAAACCGCGTGTTCCTGAACCAGGTATTGTCGAATCTGCTAATGAATATGAATCTAGTGGCTCCTCTGGCTCTAACAGCAGGTCTAACTCAAAACAGAGTTCCAAAAGGTTTTCAAGCAATTCGAATAGAAACAGGAATGTGGAATTAGGAGGTTTGGATCAGGTAGAATTGGAAGAGAAATTGATGGACAACGTTGTGCTTCCTTCGCCAATTCCTTGGAGATCGCGGTCTGGAAGaatggaaatgaaagaagaagCTGATAGCCCTCCCCTGTATACTCTGCCTCCTTCAATGGAGGAATCTGAATTCAATCGGGTCGAATCTCGGTCTTCAAGGTCGCTAATGTCTCACTCATCACGATCTAATTCCAACACCTGTTCGCCAAAGCTGTCTTCTTCGCTATCTTCCCCGAGGAAGTCATCTCCTTCGCCTTCGCTCTCAGCAGAATCACAAGCCAAGAATTCAGAGGATTTGGTGAGGAAAAAGAGCTTTTACAAGTCCTCTCCCCCTCCACCGCCCCCGCCCCCACCAATGATTCGTACATCATCTTCAATGAGGCAGAATTCTAGCTTCAGAAGTGAACCGAAAAACATGAATGGAAGCGGAGGTGAAGGTCTGATGAGCAGAGTGAATGGTTTAGCGACAGGGAAGTCAGTCAGAACATTAAGAGCTGGGGAAGCAGTGGCAAAGCCAACTTTCCTAGAATTCTCCGAGGAAGAGAAGGAAGATTTTGTCGACACGGTGACTATGGTTTCTGATGAAGACACGGAAACTGAAGATGATGACACTGGGGGAGATTTTGTTCCAACTGACTTCGGAAGTTTTAAGAAAGAGGAAGCTGCTTCAAGCAGTGTCGGTGATGGAGGACCTGACGTGGACAAGAAGGCTGATGAGTTCATAGCGAAATTCAGAGAGCAAATCAGGCTTCAGAGGATCGAGTCCATCAAGAAATCTACCGTACAGATTAAGAGAAACTCTTCAAGGTAA